taaCTTACTCACCTCGTCTCTTCTAGAAATAAGTGCACTCTCAGTAAGGAGCATAGTACAGAGATCCCACATGCACCTACCAGCCCTGCAGGTCACAGGATAGACATTTGCCATAACACACTATAGACACTTATACAGTTCAGAAACCTCCTTCAGTAGTGAGAtgtcaaaaaagaaatgaaagaggagCTCACCTTGAAGTAAACTATCCACTGGGTTGATATCTAGAGTCAACCACTCCGGTATGAAGTAGGAGGTGGGTATGAATGAGgtgataaaagaaaacattgtgtTACCTCTGACCTAGCAGAGGTAAATATCAAAAGATGTTGTCTAATAAACgcaaaaaatatatactaaGGAACCATATTTTGTGTAATTCCAGACCAGGTTACATAAACGTGGAGTATCAGCTCGCCTCTCCAGTTTATCTTTATTGCCTCAGCGTTGAGCTTTGCTCATGCAGCAGCCTTTTATGTGTTTTGTACCAAAggtcacctgtgtgtctgtggaacAGAGGCCCTCAGCGGCCTGAATCACAACAAGATAATAGCAGTTACTGCGACATGGGAAATACTTGGCTACACTTGGCCGGCTTTCAAATGGTCTGCAGAGTAGAGCAAAGGACAAGGACATTCTTTCATTAATCCTTTTGGATTGCCCCAGTTCTTGACCCCCAAACAATATTCAACTCAAGTATGTTTATGTTGACTAAGATTGCAGAGGTTTGTataatctttgttttcttcaataTTTAAGACAGAAAGCAGAAACTCAGGCAACAGAAGGACCTTTCAGGGAAAATATCAAGTGAGCAGCATCTTCTCCCGGACAGTCAGGCATGATGAAAAACAGTGACACACAAGTGGCAGTAATAGATTTACATCAGATATATGGAAGATAATTGTAGTCTATGCCGACATGTGGCAGGTGgccaacaaataaaatgtttataatTAATTTAACCAAACCGGTTCTTCTGGTGCTGACTGTGGAGGGTGATGACGTTTAACCATGTAGTCGACTAAACACACAAGTCccagtgtaaaaacaaacatttctaatgctggtgcttaaaaaaagtgtttttttatttgccattAACTTATTTTTCAAATAGTAAATCACACATTATCAGCAGTAAAAGTGAAAACAGTTCTTTTGTTACAACATATAGACTTACATTTGACACATAACCATGCAGATGAGAATTAGCACTGACTGGatacaagatgttttttttctttcaaagcaTGATGACCTAACTTCAGACATCCATGTAGAGGTAAAACACCTCAAAGAGCATACAGACAAACTCCCCATAAAGAGACATAAAGGACGTATTTACAGCTAAGAGAAATCACAGCTGAGGGTTACACTGATAACACAGAGACGTAGGAGCTGCTGGTGATTGATATTTGAATTTACAGCCAGTATTGTTAAACTGCTAGATTCCAATTTCCCTGGGATTTTATTGTCAAAGTGCAATGAGTAAAAGTTTGAACATTGTGTTTCACATACATAGATCTGCACTGAAAGCAGTTAAAGGCAATACAGGACAATAGAACCACCATACTCATGTTAAAGTGAATGTCATGTCATCAAATAACAGGCAGGCAGCACACAGTCAGGGTCAGATGTCTGTAAGTGTAACCCTGAACACTGACTGCAGCAGTATGTACACACCTAATGAACCCGCTCCACATCTCCTTTTTGTTGATTTCATGTGTTcaacttaaatgtgttttgctgACTGTTGACTCATGATGTGTTGGATTATGAGTGAAGCCGTAGCATCAGCTTGCTCCTGCAGAGTGAGACCTACGTTTTTTGGGCTCTCTCTTCCACGTAAAGCTGCATCTGTCAAAGACGGAGAACAACAGATGAACATCAACATGTTGATCTAAAAAAGGACAATAAAACCTCAACTCATTTAGGTCtcaatttttttcccccctttgaATGTGTCAATGGATTTGTTTGAGATGTTTCTACGTACTTTGACTATGTCAGATGTCATGGTCTTCAGAGGGATGAGTCTGGGCTCCTGCATGTGGACCTCCTGCTCATCAGCAACAATCCAGGGGAAATCCTGTCATGAGAAATGCACAAATGTGGCCCATCACATGTAAAGAATGATTCAGTTTGTACACACTGCTGTGCTTTGTAAGTTCCAGAAGGAGTACATCTAAAGTGATTGTGTAGATTTGCAGAGTTCTAAATCCTCACCTTGATGACTTGGACCTTCTCCATGTTGCGTGTAGCAGCATCTCTGGTATGCACAAGTACTGAAAAGGAACACCCTGGAGCAAAGAAACATCAGGTCACAAATAAGTCTATGATGGGTGTCTGTTACCACTAATACATCATGTATGTGTCGTCatattttcttaaaaacaaagcCATTGTCACAACAATGTTCTGACTTTCTTCtaactgtgttttgttttctcagctgtGGTAACTCAAAGAACAAATAATCTCCCTTTATATTGTTCAATAAGAAGTGATGGTCCTCTTTTCATAATTACTTTACTTGCTTATGATGGACTCTGTGCAGAATCATGAcagagatttgattttttttttttttgaagtccTCTTTAGGAATATAACGTGATTGGTGGAAGAAACTACATGTCTGTCATCTATGTATGTGAAATACCTGGAGGGTTATTATTTAAAACAGCATCACAGACACTGATCTTCAGGATGAATGCCCTCAGCAGCTGCTCCACGTGTGACAACAGTGTGTCTGAGCTGGaacaacaatgacaaaaacatgcTGTTACTGACCATGATGTCCCTGAGTCAAGACTGACACATATAGACATTTCTAATTTaaagaaaggagaagaagaagaagaagggaacaCCTGATGGACAGCAGTGTAGGCTGGGAAATCTCAAACACAAATCTCTCTACTGGATGATGCTCTTTGTCCATGATCACCACAACCACCTTCTCTGCATCGTTCTGGGAGGGACATTGAGGATTTTAGCAAAGAGTGACGACCCCTGTTATATAAAGTAACCTCAGCACAAATATCTCATCATGTCTTACCTTTTCAATGAGCGGCTTTATACAATAAAGCGTATCTTGGATGTACTGATTAAGCTCTGGGTGACATGACATCTGGagataaacacattaaaaaaaagtccagtaTTAGAATCATAAGCCCTGCAAaactgtgaatgtttgtattACACATCGACTTCTACCTGCACAGGCACATTGTATTTCTTCCTCTTCTGGAATATTCCTGAGGGATAAACTTCGCGGACATACAGGATGAGATGAATGGCGACCTCCAGGAACTCACACAGGATGTCAGCAACCACTAGAGAATAGAAATCAACTCAATAATATCTTGTGCATTCAAGTGGTTCTTGTGTTATGAGTCCAACCAAACTCAATGCAAATATCCTGTGATTTAGTGTTACCGTATTAGCTTAACcatgaaaaacaatcacagtacatttacagaaaataaaccaCATGTTGAGGTTATACTAAGCCGAAAAGACCAACACATATTATTCATTTATCACACACAGTTAATGATCATCTACAGAGAAGCAGAGTTAACACCAGCTGGATTTATTGAGGGATTAGATAGACAGTCgtgattttgttttcttaccttGTCCAAAATTCAGGTCTTGCCTTGTTAGAGTTGTCATATTTTCTCTTTCCCAAaccttcaaataaaacaaatatctaTGTTAGCTGGCTAACGTTAACTCAAGCGATCGTTCATGTTAACAGACTCCACTTTTTAGTATCTAGTTATCATTTTGTCACAGCTTAAGTCGAAGATGTCAGTCAGATGTGAAGGGAGGAGTAAAATATCCGTTTTTATAAAGACTTATGACAGCTGAAATAAATATAGAGGCCCCATTTAAAACGGAGTAAGGATATTTCTAATTACGGAAGCCTGATTCGCGCCTTACAATGACGTCATTGGTTTGTTTACAAGAGTGCTCTGGTCCACTAGTGATGACGTTACTTGGCGAGTGCAAAAGGGAGCAACTATTCTTTTCTGGACACAGTAATGTTAATTCTGGGACAAAAGtatgttttctttcagtgtatTTCTTCTGTACAGTCCCCATGTATTGAATCCACCCTCGTAAAAGTGAATGAGGCAGCAACACAAGCAGTTTATAGGTAAATGACAACTAGCTACAGGATTACACAGGCTGTGAGACTTTAAAATAGCAAAGTTGGACTATTAGATTTTATTATACAGACAAGTCAACCTATAAAGTGAGTTTCTCCTGCAAGTAAACTCTTAAATACCTGAAATCaataattactttattttgttccagcctgattcattttattttcaaactagTTGTTTGTTCCCCTCTGGTTTAATTTCACAGCAAGTTAGCAGAACCAGTGTTGACATGTAAGATAAGTATCACATTTATTGATTTTCCACCCATAAACCTCTGTCATTTACATGTTGGTTATACTTTAGCATTTCACTTTTACACTAAATACAGTAAAGACAAAAACCACATATATACCGAGAAATGATATGAAGTGTAAACTTCAACACAGTAGATGGCTAATCTCTCCGATTAGTCAAGCAACAATTTAATGTTATGTTGTCAATATACTATTTATGTGTTTTGAAGATGAAAGGATTTTGAAAAGATATACATGTTTTTACAGAATTATTGGCAAGCAGGTTAATCTGTGCAAGGAATGTCTATTGATGTTTTGGGAAATTGGGagcataattaaaaaaacattaatatcAATTAACAAATaggaaacataaagaaaaaaaaaggagcagaatATTAGATGATATTATGCTTGAAGGCACTGAATATGTTGCTTCCTACATTCAGGGAGACCTGTTGATTGATGCAGCAGAGAGAAGGGAGCGATGTGGGTATGACACGTTTGTAGCCTTGCTGACTAAGCTGGAAACCTTTCCGCCTCAGACAATCTGTTTCCGGCTTTTGTATTCattgtgtcctctgtgtgtagagTCTGACGTCAAATTCAAGAGTACCTGACCTTACTGCTAAATCAAAAGGTTTGCGGCTCATAAAATTGAATGGAAGAGTATACACTGGGGTTTTTTGCCAGTGCTTTACagtaatgtttttttacttttaggtAGCCTTCCTTTTTATTTCCTAGCTGGTGCGGTTTATTTTTCCCTCCAGTTGGCATGGACACtgttcttttcctttttatgaGAGTGTGCACTGGGCTCTGTGCCACAAAGAACAACTCAGGTGTGATATTTCCATCCTGCCTACTTATAGTTTCCAGTCATTCTGCTGATTCTTCTGCCTTTAGTCCCAATCCCCAGTAACCTGGCACATTAGAATCtattcaacacaaacattttgta
This region of Labrus bergylta chromosome 12, fLabBer1.1, whole genome shotgun sequence genomic DNA includes:
- the mad2l2 gene encoding mitotic spindle assembly checkpoint protein MAD2B; protein product: MTTLTRQDLNFGQVVADILCEFLEVAIHLILYVREVYPSGIFQKRKKYNVPVQMSCHPELNQYIQDTLYCIKPLIEKNDAEKVVVVIMDKEHHPVERFVFEISQPTLLSISSDTLLSHVEQLLRAFILKISVCDAVLNNNPPGCSFSVLVHTRDAATRNMEKVQVIKDFPWIVADEQEVHMQEPRLIPLKTMTSDIVKMQLYVEERAQKT